The genome window TTTTGGCACGCGAGGTGAAtacgaaaaaataaacaatgaagtTGACTGTTTATTGCAGGCTAGTAAAGGAGTCTCCAGGTGCCAAGTTATTGCTTATTTGGTTTACAAGAATGAACTGGTTTGTCTAGTTGCCGCGCGGCCATCGCGTTCTTATTTGTACGcaccttaatttaaaaaaaaatatctccaAAAAGAACATTTGTTGTAAAAAGTCACACACCTAacaacaatgatatttaaaagtatagataggttacctaaaCAACATTCgctgtttgaaaatgatacacaaacgcaatctatatattattatactctttgaacGCAATCTAATTTGCtgattgcttcgtatttgtatagaaaaaatacagttaattattaagatATGATTTTTACCGTACACGTGATTTATACCTAAATTACGATGCATTCATCAGTTCATGTAGCAAAAGCTATTAAGTTTAGAAAACTGCATTAGGTAAGTAgagtgtcattgattttataaattttttatttaatattgattataatataaagccATAATGATGAAatcaattatttgtacataaaataataaaaaacatacagacaacaAATCAAAACCGAGAGGTCCCGAAACGATGGCTCTCAAAAAGTtaaagggacagtgttactgtAAAAGCTCCTACGTAAGGatatagcactcactgtctacgtccactacctaccctaaaacttgttttagtagtttgatagttcagctacctatataagCATttgcttattaaaaattattacatttcgtattacattcactgcaacaaccacttttttacatcatttcctaaaatgtTCTACCTCGATCATTCCGCAACAGACAGTGTCAATATTTCGTCATTTCTGTTTGTTAATCTATGACCGgtttggcggcgatcggcgttgtcattgcgatatatttattttgtttaataaataatgaaatcaaataaaatgttataattcatgatttcttaactgtggtatgtaattctttatttttttttactttcgtaattcgTGCATCTTCCCACAACACaggacggcattttaatgttgtacctatatcaaattgtaagaaatTCTGACAACAACACACGCgtgcgtaccgttttcgtatcgagggAGTGACTACGACCAAAGGGACCAATTGTCTCCATTTAGGTGATTCATtatcggcgcgctagtgacatatctacctcttttaaaactaaaatatcattGCCTAACAATCGCCGTCCTCTTCCGTTCACAGTCCACATATAggtattatgtaagtatttatttattcagtgaTAACAGGATTCTATGTGTAATGACTGTAGTTTGGCTTTAATGCAGGCCTTTAATCAGCCTACGATTGTAAGAACTTAGTCATTGGTTGTTCTAGAGATTTCTTATGGAACTTGACGTCGGCGTGGCTTGCCAAACTTCGAGTCAAGCTTGGGTACTTCCTTCTTTGTAACCAGGTGCAGTATTGCTGGAAGGATCAATGCACATTTTGACGTGACATCGTCTTATAATTCGATAGAGCCGGCtgcacgcacgaaaaaacatgaCTCATGCGGCGTTACCTCGCTCTGAGGCGTTCCATGTAAGGCTTGAAGTGCAAGCGAGAGCGTGGAATAAGCGACAAAGAAGCACAATCGGCCTTTGCGTTCGGCAGCGTtcgacatcagaataacacagattgtaagaaattaaatattatagatgTTTAAAAGTTGTAAAACAATTGCTCAACGCACATTTATACttgtaaaaactattaaattgtaaaaaaaatttcataattgtatttatgcgTACAAATAAATCTAACTTGATCAATTTCATTGTGATTTCCAATTACCCCCTTCTCTATATACATACAATTCtattaaacaaatgaaattaaaattttcttttgaaaaatGCTACCATTCCATCAGTATTTTCTTAAGACGTTGTCACGTTCAACTATCGTCAGTAAACCGACTTTACAGACAaccaattttttaaaaaacattttgcTAAGAGGTTTTATTCACAACAAGATCTAAGACaatatctttataaaatttGGCTGATAAGACAACCTTCGCCAAACCATGACACAGGATAATGACCACGTTGTACTTTTCCGGCCACTTGCGAAGTTTCTATGGAACTATGCCTGTACTTTTCATCTGCCTATAGAGACAGCAAGCATTTTTATCGAGCCAGTCTAACTGTAGGCTCAAGGTATTTTTTGCCGAAGTGCAAAATGGTCGTAGCGGAAATTCTTTCATAAACGCGATAATTTTTTAGTTGCCCCAAcatcctttaatttttatggtaGGTACCTTTTCGACAGAGGATGTGTGGGTTGGATTATCGATAGTACCTACGTTATGCAAACATACATATTCGAACATTACAAACGCGAAAAAatgattgtgtggttttatgaaaccacggtaaaagtcaaacattttttcacattataacatttatatatttataacattaaactaaaaatttttggaataatattccagtaagggtataaaaatcgctttaccaatcttaattttatacttggaaaattggaatgataatgggaaataataaaagtagactaagtctccaaccaatatttttattgaactctgtgtcttagccctggttaaaaatattgattgaaaaggattaaaaattatgaaatttgattacttttgaatactttcaattctttttcatgtatatatacagtttacatggggtgactgattcccaatacttttcaatcaatatttttaatcagggagagtACGACATACATAATACCTAACAATTACTGAGATTATATAcacattaaaaaacaaacaaaatagcgtggagcactggcacaaatgaataatagtctatacactacacggtcagctactgcgaactataggcaccGCCCGActgtcacgcgacatgcaacacacagacgaaaaagtttgagtcgatgtaataaaagtttcactttcacAAAGTTTCGAGTTACTTATATCAATTTCTGGCCAgactagtaataatattaatttaccgTAAAAATGCCATATAGGTAATTATATAATTCAGTACAAAACGGCAATCAAAGTCACAATATTGTATTCGCCATATATTCGCCGTATATTATATCATCTACGCCAAGGCTTTCAAGTACAACTAAAAGTGCTCTGTGGCTAAAGCGCTGTTCTGTAAAATTCTTCGCAATATGCATGTAACAATTTGAGATTGATCATTGACattgatttattattgtttgtagaATGTAGTAGGTAACTACCAAAAAACTAACTAGTTTCAACTTTCAAGTTTCAGTTTCAAGtttaatgttattatgtatttgaaaaGAGTTAACAAATGaatagttgttttatttttttggttttaatgATTCGCATACGGTTAAGCACAATGACATCACACTATAAATGCCGTTCTGGTGTATATCCCCGATCTTCTGTTAAAAGGCTTAACGTTTCTGATGATAGAGTTTCTTGGGATTCCGAATTTAAAGATTATAATCCACCTTATTATACTTCGGACTCAGTTAAGGGAAAGTCGTGGGCTGATCCAGAAATTGGTATGTTACTATAagtaaaaatttgtaattagccttcagtacttaattatatacttacctacttgttaataacctagctgtaagttttccgaatagaataaaaataaaataaaattactaaacCTGCTTTTAAAGGAAATCATTCACACTATTTTAGATACCCCTAATTTCAGCCCTAAATGGAACCAGATAGAGAGAGATGTTAACAGAAAGAGTCATATGGGTCACTACAACATAGTAAATGGCTATCCATTGAACCCGACAGGACGGACAGGACTTCAGGGCAGAGGAGTCTTAGGACGCTGGGGGCCCAATCATGCTGCAGATCCTATTGTAACTCGTTGGAAAGATGTTTCTAGGTACTTATATAGCCTAGGATCTTAtatagaaacaaaaaaaacaagaagTAGTACAAAGTCCAGAATTATCCTGATATCTAATATCTCAAATACACAATAATTTTGTTAGCAGAAAAAGTATTCTAGAAATCCAGATTTTTGGTTTAAATAGTGTAAGTTAAAAATTTTAGCTctcaattatcattttaatgttcatatacaggtgtcccaaagttatgggacatgaagggaaagtaccttaaatattgaagataggctatttcactgaaagaagactttatgttatttttaaaagttagtacttctgcattcaaagattttctaaaaattacttgcctcgtctgggaaacgaaccgactgaaatgtaaaaaaaaacacccctactttaatgatgccaatcgaaagaatggccaaaattaataactcttcttaagtaacatagtattttaaaagaaaggaacaacattaaattaatgttttcctacttggattggtacgaattgaccgattagatggccggccagatccccggaccttacaccattagattttttcttttggggatacatgaaagatatgctatacaaaaagcgatacgagaatgtgggcaagttacaaacagaattgtgccatatcatattgagtattcaccataaaatgataagaaaatcaacaggcagtggactcattaaaatattggcgatttgcgtaagacaagagggatcacattttgagcatttaattaattaatttacaaaaaaatacccacttaattgactattttcttttaaaatactatgttacttaagaagagttattagtttttggccattctttcgattggcatcataagagtaggggtgttttttttacatttaagtcggttcgattcccagatgaggcaagtaatttttagaaaatctttgaatgcagaattacttacctttataaataccaaagtcttcttttagtaaaatagcctatcttcgatatttaaggtactgtCCCTTCATGTctcataactttgggacacctgtatagtagaattcaaaatactttcagagatattttacaatttattgctataaaaagaGGTGATACTGGAGAATGGGCTTTGCCCGGTGGAATGGTGAACCCTGGAGAAAAAGTTTTGACTGCTGCTATTAGAGAATTTCAAGAGGAAGCAATGAACTCATTTGAAGCTTCTGAAggttaacaataatttaattaattaatacataattaatttaacacaGTAGCAGACATGCATATACATTTTAGGGTTTTGGCTGtaacttaagaagagttattagtttttggccattctttcgattggcatcataagagtaggggtgttttttttacatttaagtcggttcgattcccagatgaggcaagtaatttttagaaaatctttgaatgcagaattacttacctttataaataccaaagtcttctttcagtaaaatagcctatcttcgatatttaaggtactgtCCCTTCATGTctcataactttgggacacctgtatagtagaattcaaaatactttcagagatattttacaatttattgctataaaaagaGGTGATACTGGAGAATGGGCTTTGCCCGGTGGAATGGTGAACCCTGGAGAAAAAGTTTTGACTGCTGCTATTAGAGAATTTCAAGAGGAAGCAATGAACTCATTTGAAGCTTCTGAAggttaacaataatttaattaattaatacataattaatttaacacaGTAGCAGACATGCATATACATTTTAGGGTTTTGGCTGTAAATCTCCCTTATTCAAAGTAACATGAGGGTGATCAGACTGGGATGTAGCCATTTGGAAGACAGACACAATTAACAGACTACCATAGTGTCTAAATACTAAGATGTCAATAGAGGAGCTTTGCTAGTTTTTCCTCATTATATACATCAGATACCATTCCAAATGCCCTAGGGTTATTACATACATCTGTTTAAAAGAGGTAGATCACTGATCCATCAATGGGAATAAATATCTTACCATT of Leptidea sinapis chromosome 38, ilLepSina1.1, whole genome shotgun sequence contains these proteins:
- the LOC126975974 gene encoding ADP-ribose pyrophosphatase, mitochondrial isoform X2, which translates into the protein MNSCFIFLVLMIRIRLSTMTSHYKCRSGVYPRSSVKRLNVSDDRVSWDSEFKDYNPPYYTSDSVKGKSWADPEIDTPNFSPKWNQIERDVNRKSHMGHYNIVNGYPLNPTGRTGLQGRGVLGRWGPNHAADPIVTRWKDVSRDILQFIAIKRGDTGEWALPGGMVNPGEKVLTAAIREFQEEAMNSFEASEADKENWKEKFKDFFSKGIEIYRGYVDDPRNTDNAWMETIAYNFHDETGAVVGNIKLQAGDDAIGVQWVDITPDIILYASHKDIIDSVLNKHQKC